A stretch of Rhododendron vialii isolate Sample 1 chromosome 4a, ASM3025357v1 DNA encodes these proteins:
- the LOC131323094 gene encoding large ribosomal subunit protein uL2z-like, with product MGRVIRAQRKGPGSVFKSHTHHRKGPARFRSLDFGERNGYLKGVITEIIHDPGRGAPLARVTFRHPFRFKHQKELFIAAEGMYTGQFVFCGKKANLTVGNVLPLRSIPEGGVVCNVEHHVGDRGVLARASGDYAIVISHNPDNDTSRIKLPSGAKKIVPSGCRAMIGQVAGGGRTEKPLLKAGNAYHKYRVKRNCWPKVRGVAMNPVEHPHGGGNHQHIGHASTVRRDAPPGQKVGLIAARRTGRLRGQAAATAAKADKT from the exons ATGGGTCGCGTAATCCGAGCTCAGCGCAAGGGACCCGGATCCGTATTCAAGTCCCACACCCACCACCGCAAGGGCCCTGCCCGGTTCCGCAGCCTCGACTTCGGCGAGCGCAACGGCTACCTCAAGGGCGTCATCACCGAGATCATCCACGACCCGGGCAGGGGCGCCCCGCTCGCCCGGGTCACGTTCCGCCACCCGTTCCGGTTCAAGCACCAGAAGGAGCTCTTCATCGCGGCCGAAGGGATGTACACGGGCCAGTTTGTGTTCTGCGGGAAGAAGGCTAATCTGACGGTGGGAAATGTGCTGCCGTTGCGGTCGATTCCCGAGGGAGGGGTGGTTTGTAACGTGGAGCATCATGTGGGTGATCGTGGGGTCCTGGCTAGGGCTTCTGGGGATTATGCTATTGTTATTAGCCACAATCCTGATAATGATACTTCCAG GATCAAGCTTCCCTCAGGGGCAAAGAAGATTGTGCCAAGTGGCTGCCGAGCTATGATAGGTCAAGTTGCCGGTGGAGGCAGGACAGAGAAGCCACTTCTGAAGGCAGGGAATGCATATCACAAGTACAGAGTCAAGAGGAACTGCTGGCCCAAGGTTCGTGGTGTTGCTATGAATCCTGTGGAGCATCCTCATGGTGGTGGTAACCACCAGCACATTGGCCACGCAAGTACAGTCCGTCGTGACGCCCCTCCAGGGCAGAAGGTTGGTCTCATCGCCGCTAGGAGGACTGGTCGGCTCAGGGGACAAGCTGCTGCCACTGCTGCAAAAGCAGACAAGACTTAG